One segment of Niabella beijingensis DNA contains the following:
- the corA gene encoding magnesium/cobalt transporter CorA: MKMRPEKYLRYLFLPNLFELFGTERTREILSVNPTIVPKREEAQQVIITAYCYNKETIEERKGITLEEALALKNSDKIVWINVDGLQKSVVEEMGSRYGIHPLLQEDILSVNQRAKMDEVDEILFSLMNMLYYNEQKKSVDQEQISLVLGKNFVITFQEDLNRDVFTALRERLKLPTSKTRTKEADYLYYTLLDTIVDHYFIVMDKLGDEIEDLEEEIIRSASKRTLAYVNSLRKELIVLKRTIYPVREVIGGIIKSENALLAEINERYYKDVYDHIVQAIDLVDNYRDMLTGMQDLYLSNVNLKMNEVMKVMAIVTCLLAPATVIGGIFGMNFNVLPLTNQHFGFWIAVAAMILIPIWMLLIFKRKGWF, encoded by the coding sequence ATGAAGATGCGCCCGGAAAAATATCTGCGGTACCTTTTTTTACCCAACCTGTTCGAATTGTTCGGAACAGAGCGTACCCGGGAGATCCTTTCGGTGAACCCGACCATTGTTCCCAAAAGGGAGGAGGCCCAACAGGTGATCATTACCGCCTACTGTTACAATAAAGAAACCATAGAGGAACGGAAGGGTATTACACTGGAAGAAGCGCTTGCACTAAAGAACTCCGATAAGATCGTATGGATCAATGTGGACGGGCTTCAGAAATCCGTTGTAGAGGAAATGGGTAGCCGGTATGGGATCCATCCCCTGTTGCAGGAAGATATTTTAAGTGTTAACCAGCGGGCCAAGATGGATGAAGTGGATGAGATCCTTTTCAGCCTCATGAATATGCTCTATTATAACGAGCAAAAGAAATCGGTAGACCAGGAGCAGATCAGCCTCGTATTGGGAAAGAATTTTGTGATCACATTCCAGGAAGACCTGAACCGGGATGTGTTCACCGCACTTCGCGAACGGCTGAAACTGCCTACCAGCAAAACACGCACCAAGGAAGCAGATTATTTGTATTATACCCTTCTGGATACCATCGTGGACCACTACTTTATTGTAATGGATAAACTGGGTGACGAGATCGAAGATCTTGAAGAGGAGATCATCCGGAGCGCCAGTAAGCGCACACTGGCCTACGTGAACTCCCTGAGAAAGGAGCTGATCGTTCTGAAACGGACCATCTATCCCGTGCGCGAAGTGATCGGCGGTATTATCAAAAGCGAGAATGCCCTGCTTGCCGAGATCAATGAGCGGTATTACAAGGATGTATACGACCATATTGTTCAGGCCATTGACCTGGTGGATAACTACCGGGATATGCTCACCGGCATGCAGGATCTTTACCTCAGCAATGTAAACCTGAAGATGAACGAAGTAATGAAAGTGATGGCGATTGTGACCTGCCTCCTGGCGCCTGCTACGGTAATAGGCGGCATCTTCGGGATGAATTTTAATGTACTGCCCCTCACTAATCAGCATTTTGGTTTCTGGATCGCTGTGGCAGCCATGATCCTGATCCCCATATGGATGCTGCTGATCTTTAAAAGGAAGGGGTGGTTTTAA
- a CDS encoding putative signal transducing protein translates to MDFIIASTYDSYIDAHLAMGNLLSEDINCWLKDENTVTIDPVLTNAVGGIKLMVAAPQIGRALEILQQTKRQYQEQHPCPNCGSANVEYISTPKKASNWLGTFVSVVLNAGAPMAVKKVYHCFDCGFEFDDAVKKTE, encoded by the coding sequence ATGGACTTTATCATTGCGTCCACATATGACAGCTATATTGATGCCCATCTTGCAATGGGAAACCTGCTGAGTGAAGATATTAATTGCTGGTTAAAGGACGAGAACACCGTTACGATCGATCCTGTGCTGACCAACGCAGTGGGTGGTATAAAGCTCATGGTGGCAGCACCGCAGATCGGTCGGGCACTGGAAATACTGCAACAAACAAAACGGCAGTACCAGGAGCAGCATCCCTGTCCCAATTGCGGTTCTGCGAATGTGGAATACATCAGCACACCCAAAAAAGCATCCAACTGGCTGGGAACATTTGTGAGTGTGGTGCTTAATGCCGGCGCGCCAATGGCTGTGAAAAAAGTATATCATTGTTTTGATTGCGGTTTTGAATTCGATGATGCTGTTAAAAAGACCGAATAA
- a CDS encoding sterol desaturase family protein, with translation MESIVTYFSTLEQRPLERMGLLVGGLLLFWIIEGAIPLYQLKYRRSKFSHALVNFGFTVIHLIIHTALAVLIVLLSDWCRETRFGLVYWLHANVAGAIVIGVLALDFSSWLVHWSMHKQAYLWRYHLIHHSDNKVDVTTGLRHHPGDSLLRGIFFLLLIFVSGAPMYSVMIYQTLVVITTAFTHANIRLNPGLDRVLSYVLISPNMHKVHHHWKQPYTDSNYGAVFSIWDRLLGTYKELDPSKIRYGLDRYYDNAKDEDFLSLMKDPFVKKDRSAGVPPLNTEKGTAST, from the coding sequence ATGGAATCGATTGTAACTTATTTTTCTACCCTGGAACAGCGCCCGCTGGAGCGTATGGGGCTGCTGGTAGGGGGGCTGCTCCTTTTCTGGATCATAGAAGGCGCCATTCCTTTATACCAGCTGAAATACCGGAGATCGAAATTTTCGCATGCACTGGTCAATTTTGGGTTTACGGTCATCCACCTTATTATCCATACCGCCCTGGCCGTATTGATCGTGCTGTTATCCGACTGGTGCCGCGAGACCCGCTTTGGCCTGGTGTACTGGCTGCATGCCAACGTGGCGGGAGCGATCGTTATCGGCGTACTGGCGCTGGATTTCAGCAGCTGGCTGGTACACTGGAGCATGCATAAACAGGCCTATTTATGGCGGTACCACCTCATTCATCACAGCGATAACAAAGTGGATGTGACCACGGGTCTCCGGCACCATCCGGGAGACAGCCTGCTGCGGGGCATTTTTTTCCTCCTGCTGATCTTTGTGAGCGGAGCGCCGATGTACAGTGTGATGATCTACCAGACACTGGTGGTGATCACCACCGCTTTTACACACGCTAATATCCGTCTGAATCCCGGGCTGGACCGGGTACTCAGCTATGTGCTGATCTCGCCCAATATGCACAAAGTACATCATCACTGGAAGCAGCCCTATACCGATAGTAATTACGGAGCCGTTTTCTCCATATGGGACCGCCTGCTGGGAACCTATAAAGAACTGGATCCGTCTAAGATCCGGTACGGACTGGACCGCTATTATGACAATGCAAAGGATGAGGATTTTTTATCGCTGATGAAAGATCCTTTTGTAAAAAAAGACCGGTCAGCCGGTGTACCCCCGCTCAATACTGAAAAAGGAACCGCTTCAACCTGA
- the kdsB gene encoding 3-deoxy-manno-octulosonate cytidylyltransferase produces the protein MMKQKVIAVIPARYAATRFPAKLMKLLGDRPVIAHTYASVISSGLFDDVFVVTDSELIFDEIVSRGGKAIMSVAEHESGTDRIAEAVKDMEVDVIVNVQGDEPFMQKDPLEKIVALFCSDTVQVGSLMRKFASEKEARNPNAVKVVTNKNGKALYFSRSVIPYKRDEKMEVPYYLHIGVYAFRKKALLEFTGWPPSLLEQTEKLEQLRFLDNGMDIYMAETDYETVAIDTPEDLEKALALVNR, from the coding sequence ATGATGAAACAGAAAGTTATAGCCGTCATCCCCGCCCGTTATGCCGCAACCCGGTTCCCGGCAAAATTAATGAAGCTGCTGGGCGACAGGCCGGTGATCGCACATACCTATGCCTCGGTGATCAGCAGCGGGTTGTTTGATGATGTTTTTGTAGTGACCGACAGTGAATTGATCTTTGATGAGATTGTATCACGGGGCGGTAAAGCCATTATGAGCGTTGCCGAGCATGAGAGCGGAACAGACCGGATAGCAGAAGCCGTAAAGGATATGGAGGTGGATGTGATCGTAAATGTGCAGGGCGACGAACCGTTTATGCAGAAGGATCCCCTTGAAAAAATTGTAGCGCTTTTCTGTTCTGATACAGTACAGGTGGGATCGCTGATGCGGAAGTTTGCCTCGGAAAAAGAAGCCCGGAACCCCAATGCCGTAAAAGTGGTGACCAATAAAAACGGGAAAGCACTGTACTTCAGCCGGAGTGTGATCCCTTATAAACGGGATGAAAAAATGGAAGTGCCTTATTATCTCCATATCGGTGTCTATGCTTTCCGGAAAAAAGCACTGCTGGAATTTACCGGCTGGCCGCCTTCGTTGCTGGAACAGACGGAGAAGCTGGAACAGTTGCGTTTTCTGGACAACGGAATGGATATTTACATGGCTGAAACAGACTATGAAACGGTGGCCATCGATACCCCCGAAGACCTGGAGAAGGCACTGGCACTGGTAAACCGGTAG